The Brassica napus cultivar Da-Ae unplaced genomic scaffold, Da-Ae ScsIHWf_2276;HRSCAF=2934, whole genome shotgun sequence genome contains the following window.
TAGTCTTTACAACGACGAGTTCATTATCCTTTGTATCTCCTTTCGGTTTTAGCTTACACTTCATATTAACGAAATCTTTGGCACCTAAATCTCTTAGATTACTTGATTAGAAACGTTCTAAGGTCCCTGTTATCGGATTTAGGAATCAACATTATGCGGATAAGAAAATCAATTATATAACTCGCGATGtgtttgtttaatatattttttgtgaaataaagaaaaatttatatgACATTTTTTACCTCAAAAATTTTCAGGTTAAAGCAAAATAATAAGCGAACCATTCTAAACCGAGAAAAGCAATTATCGATTGAATATAAGGTAAGGTATAAGTAAACTTAAAATACAACTAATGACACCAATTCGAGCCCGTTCAAAGTGGTAGAGGCTCACTTGAGTAACAACTCCCACCAGGGTTCGATACCATATTGGTACCAAGTTCCGAGCAACAAGTCTCGTGATCCTTCTCAGTATGATCTGGTGATTCTGCGCCGGAGTTAACTCTGTGCGGCTTCTTCTTTCTCGTATGGAAAGATTTATTCCCAGAACTTTCTGGTGACCTTGTCTCAACCATTGTTGAGGCCCCAAATGAGGTAATCTAAATTacctcttttttattttattttgttcagTTATGCATATTCAAAATCAATAAATGTTATTTGTAGcataaattatttctaaataGCTTGAGTACATCTCTGTTAGAACTTAGAAGCGTCCTTGTAATGTAAAGAGATCATTAAAGAAAGAATCAAAcaaattacaaataaataaacacGTTGCTGTTATCATTTATTACCAGGAACTGGAAAACCAATACCATTGCGTGTTGTAGGAAATGTTGCAAACAACATACTACAAAACACCCCAACGCCTACCGGCAACGCCGTGAGAACCTCCAACTCTTCCGCTGACGGTGCCGGATAAAAACAATTCACCGTATTCCGATCGAATACAACCACTGCACCAAACACCAATAACGACATGAATGCATGAGCAAAATCTATAAACCTTAGTTTATAGTTTTTAGCTAACTCTTGAGGAAGCGTTGCGGATCCATCAATGATCCAAAACCCATGGATTGTTGCAAATCCGTAGCAAATTGTACCGTTTTTGTCTTTGTAAGAATCTGTGAAGCTAAGTATGAAGCAAGAGAATCCACATATCGCCACTAGGCTTGATGTCATGATCTTGCAAGCTAAATCGCATTGACCACCGTTTGAAAAAATTGGAGATAAGAGCTGAAACGCGAGAACTGTTCCTGTTGGTAAGAGATTAGCTAAATGGGCTGTGGTTTGAAATGTTTGTCCTATTGCCTTTTGTATCCATGTTGTTCTTTCTACATCGGGAAAGTCTTTGTTTTCTTCTAGAAGTGGCGTTTCGATATCTTCTTTAGTACTTAGTTGATGATCTTCAACAACTttgatctccatatcttcaaAACTTTTTGCTTTTctaattctctatgtttttCTTTGTCCTTGGGAAATGATTTTCGGATGGAAAAAGGAATAATGATGAAATTTAAGTTCGTAGAGGATATATAAGAGAGGTGCGAGAAGCTActttgcattttttttcttatgccTTGCAAGTAACCTTTGAGACTAAACAAAGTCTTCGTTTAATAAGTGAAGTATGTTTATCTGGCACAACCTTTTTTATTTAAGATGAGACTAGTATTCGTGTTTTAGATAATCATTTAGTATTCTGATACGTGTatttgaatataatattttgagttTCCATGGAGCTTCCTGACATGTGTGATGAATACAACTATCGCATTAACAATCCTCCATGttgtttctaaatcttttatatcttttcaTGTTCAGATTAATTGATTTCATAAAACCATAATGAGATTCTTGTGAGATAACAAACTAAATCTCACATTGGAAAATTAGACAAaaagtgtctaatatataataaagagatgtccaagtCTAATAGTACAaggccttttgggaaggaaaccaaaagtaaatttaTTTGTGCTTGTCAATTAggtccaaagtggacaatattgtactaatcggataatatagagttgAACATGAGCTTTAACAAACCCCAACAATTCTTATTTGGACTGTGTCAAATGTCAATGAGGCGAGCGTCCTATAGTAATATATATTCTActgtttatattaataaaaaaatggtaaaccGTTTCCCGAGAGAATGTTAAATCACCGATGGCCACGTGTTAGGAATATCTGAATGTAGTCGGATTCGAACTCAGTTCGCTTTGCGACGCTGAAACGCCATGCTACCACCCGACGCATGGttcaaattatattaataacttCGATCATGATCATATTTGCTTGTGTGACTTGAGAATCTTTCGAGTATctcataatttcttttaataagaCTGATAGTTACATCGTGGAGGTCAAGTAAGGTCTAGCCGTCTGGGTAACAAAATTTAGATAAATTATTACTCGGTTGAAACTGTTTGGTAACGTTGCACCAAAAAAACTGTTTGGTAACGCAAAGTGTAACTCCCTgtagaaacaaataaattattagatAATTGTTGCATAGTTTATAACTAACGCAGATTACGAAAGACGAAAGTCATATAAGACACGCATTGAGACCTGCACGTCACATATTTTGCTCGTATTATTCTACCGATTTGAGTAATTTTAATTCTGACATTTACTTTCAACTTTCACATTATTTGGATGTCCATAATAATTTAATCTTTGCTTGATTTATCGCTTTGCTGCATttcataagaaataataaatcCGCATGAATATAAAGCAtttctcaaaaaagaaaaaacaagaaaaaagaagaagaatataaaGCAGAATATTATGAAAATGGGAATTGTCTAGTGTACGAAACAATATGTTAAAACACGTTTACAAAATGATGGTCGGTGATCACGGCTTGGACGGTGATTACGGCTTGGATGGTGATTACGGTTTGGACGGTGATTACGGCTTGGACGGTGGCCGTAAATGGAAATGAGTTTATCAACTCTTGTAGGCACCTACCAATCCTCATAATCTCTATAAATACCAAGCCATGTCATCACCTCACATTCatcccaaaatcaaaatcacaaagagaagtgaagaagaagaagaagaagaacgtgagagagagagaggaaaaaaaaaaaattctataatctCTTACGGGTATTTGGGATCGGGTTgagagaaaattatttagagAGTTTGGGTATTTTCTCCTATTATAAcgagaaaattattaatcgaTTTCTCCGTTATAATTGAGAGATTGTAACTCCTATTATTTTTCTCGTAATAAATTCTTCTACCTTGTCCGTGGTTTTTACCCTTTGGGGTTTTCCACGTTAAATCTGGTGTTCTATTTATTACACTATTTCTCAAATTATTAGCTGCGACCCTGCTCTATCCGGTCCAGTTTttcaacaagtggtatcagagcataggTTCTGGAAGAAGCAATGGCGGCAAAATTTGAGATCGAAAAATTTAACGGCAGTAACTTTGCGCTGTGGAAGTTGAAGATGAAGGCTATCTTGAGAAAAGATGGTTGTTTAGCGGCCATTAGTGCAAGACCGGCTACATACACAGATGATGATAAATGGAACGAGATGGATGGGAATGCTATGGCAAATCTTCATCTTGCCCTTGCAGATGGAGTGTTGTCAAGCATAGAGGAGATGAAGACTGCAAAGGAGATATGGGATCACCTTGCAAAATTGTACGAGGCCAATTCGCTCCACAATAAAATTTTCCTCAAGAGGAAGCTTTATACCCTTCGAATGGGAGAATCTACTTCAGTGACGGAGCACATCAACACCTtgaatactttattttctcaactcaCTTCGTTGAGTTATAAAGTAGAATCACAAGAACGTGCTGAGCTTCTACTTCAAAGTCTACCGGATTCATATGATCAACTCATCATCAACTTAACAAATAATGTCTCCACCGACAGTCTAGTCTTTGACGATGTTGCAGCTGCGGTTCTAGAAGAAGAAAGTCGGCGCAAAAGTAAGGAAGACAGACGAGAAAATTCACAAGTAGAGGCATTAACGGTGATGAGAGGAAGATCAATGGAACACAACTCAAGTGGGAGTCACAAACATGGTAGATCAAAGTCAAGAAGTAAGAAGACTTTTAAATGCTACCACTGTGGCAAGAAGGGTCACTTGAAGAAGGATTGTTGGGAATTAAGGAATTCCAACCCTCAAGGAAATGTCGCAAACACTTCAGATAATGGAATCGCGCTATGTTGTGAAGCAGCAATTTCAAGCGAAAATAGAAGAAGGTTCGCTGATATATGGTTGTTCGACTCAGGAGCTACATATCACATGACGTCTAGAAGAGAATGGTTCCATCATTATGAACCCATCTCAGGAGGATCTGTGTACAGTTGCAATGA
Protein-coding sequences here:
- the LOC106359674 gene encoding protein DMP4-like, whose protein sequence is MEIKVVEDHQLSTKEDIETPLLEENKDFPDVERTTWIQKAIGQTFQTTAHLANLLPTGTVLAFQLLSPIFSNGGQCDLACKIMTSSLVAICGFSCFILSFTDSYKDKNGTICYGFATIHGFWIIDGSATLPQELAKNYKLRFIDFAHAFMSLLVFGAVVVFDRNTVNCFYPAPSAEELEVLTALPVGVGVFCSMLFATFPTTRNGIGFPVPGNK